In Camelina sativa cultivar DH55 chromosome 16, Cs, whole genome shotgun sequence, a single window of DNA contains:
- the LOC109129634 gene encoding F-box protein DOR-like, with protein sequence MNSRWQNVSEARQATLQRHSTNADENSEPIPNDLYIEIFLRLPVKSIATCRCVSKLWASLLGLPYFTELYSTRSSARPRILFACRKDSELCFFSTPQHLNPDESSSLLAASYHMKIPFNGRYNIISPIGGLVFLRYGHIFEGRKTPELLSAIWNPSTRQSLTLPKPNTRKRIWIQSYFGYDPTEKQYKVLSMSVEGGIYKEHQVLTLGTEKLSWRMIECCIPHIHGSKGICINGVLYYPAMADICSGIECTC encoded by the exons ATGAATTCACGGTGGCAGAATGTGTCGGAGGCTCGACAAGCCACTCTTCAACGCCACTCAACAAATGCTGACGAAAACTCTGAACCGATCCCAAATGATCTCTATATTGAGATATTCTTGAGGTTGCCGGTGAAATCTATAGCGACATGTCGTTGTGTATCAAAGCTATGGGCCTCCTTACTTGGCCTTCCCTATTTCACGGAGTTGTACTCGACCAGATCTTCTGCTCGCCCAAGGATCTTGTTCGCCTGCCGAAAAGACAGTGAGTTGTGCTTCTTCTCGACACCTCAGCATCTAAATCCTGATGAGAGCTCGTCTCTTTTAGCTGCCTCTTATCATATGAAAATTCCCTTCAATGGTCGCTATAATATTATCAGTCCTATCGGTGGCCTTGTCTTTCTTAGATATGGACATATTTTTGAGGGAAGGAAAACTCCAGAATTGTTGTCGGCGATATGGAACCCTAGCACCAGACAATCCTTAACCTTACCGAAACCTAATACAAGAAAGAGGATTTGGATTCAAAGCTATTTTGGGTATGATCCCACTGAAAAGCAATACAAGGTATTGTCAATGAGTGTGGAAGGTGGGATCTATAAGGAGCATCAGGTTCTGACATTAGGAACTGAGAAACTCTCTTGGAGGATGATCGAATGTTGCATACCCCATATTCATGGTTCTAaagggatatgcatcaatggtgtATTGTATTATCCAGCCATGGCTGACATCTGTTCAGGGATAG AATGTACTTGCTAA
- the LOC104749730 gene encoding uncharacterized protein LOC104749730, with amino-acid sequence MASTSTGGGKDGSKGFVKRVTSTFSIRKKKNTTNDPKLLLPRSKSTGGNYEYMRLPQGKKALPDVKTTKDTKRTKSAGVSPQPRREKIDESGKQFMKMRCFDDSDSIWLSSDCASPTSLLEERRLSVSFHFSVDEKIVSWLSSVANSSLSLNKESSTSSTKESHHPRHQTSSKNAKCSLENVRNDGRVCNSAGKSRGNGSAKPSSRLQESNNKTCPRKPPEESSSSNRLVSSQSPEEKKVSFSVETEKSPSPVNSTVVSSGLTNTTGTTSLKKSAETGDSKRKIVVEPLFWPFEQKFDWTPEDILKHFSISPRRKKSLGSKSAGTSPRSMRAQLQTRKLDLKEGCKRKLMFNGPGSNSKPTRIPELKRTISNNSSTNKTEMISKNQQPIIRNSVKRNKSLPSRLRKSSKISSKVVPIEATEDTGEILKEQKTPKKLIMTRKSRTFLEDDFALMNDFSIEKAVGLCEFKGREGIDLDFNTDGFLFDDSL; translated from the coding sequence atggcttcTACTTCTACAGGTGGTGGGAAAGATGGATCTAAAGGTTTTGTGAAGAGGGTTACATCAACATTCTCCATTaggaaaaagaagaacacaacGAATGATCCGAAACTACTTCTTCCTCGATCGAAATCAACTGGAGGTAACTATGAATACATGAGGCTGCCTCAGGGGAAAAAGGCTCTTCCAGAtgttaaaacaacaaaagacaCAAAGAGGACCAAATCTGCAGGTGTTTCCCCTCAACCAAGGCGTGAAAAGATCGATGAATCTGGTAAACAGTTTATGAAGATGAGATGTTTTGATGACAGTGATTCCATCTGGTTGTCTTCAGATTGTGCGTCTCCTACTTCTCTTTTAGAGGAACGTAGATTGTCCGTCTCGTTTCATTTCTCAGTAGATGAAAAGATCGTCTCGTGGTTGTCAAGTGTGGCTAACTCTTCTCTGTCTTTGAATAAAGAATCCAGTACCAGCTCAACCAAAGAGAGTCATCATCCTCGTCATCAGACAAGTTCAAAGAACGCAAAATGTTCTTTGGAAAACGTTCGAAACGATGGAAGAGTTTGTAACTCAGCTGGTAAATCTCGTGGAAATGGCTCTGCAAAGCCGTCTTCACGTTTACAAGAAAGCAACAACAAGACTTGTCCTAGGAAGCCACCTGAAGAGTCATCTAGTTCCAATAGATTAGTGAGTTCACAGAGTcctgaagaaaagaaagttaGCTTCTCTGTAGAAACAGAGAAGTCTCCTTCACCGGTTAACTCAACTGTCGTGTCATCTGGTCTTACTAATACCACCGGGACAACATCTTTAAAGAAGAGCGCAGAAACTGGGGACTCGAAGAGAAAGATTGTTGTGGAGCCACTTTTCTGGCCATTTGAGCAGAAGTTTGATTGGACACCAGAGGATATCTTAAAGCATTTCTCAATTTCACCACGGAGGAAGAAGTCACTAGGATCCAAGAGTGCAGGTACATCTCCAAGATCAATGAGGGCGCAACTCCAAACAAGGAAGCTAGATCTCAAAGAAGGGTGCAAGAGGAAGCTCATGTTCAACGGTCCTGgatcaaattcaaaaccaacAAGGATTCCAGAACTGAAACGAACAATCAGCAACAACAGTAGCACCAACAAAACCGAGATGATCAGCAAGAACCAACAACCTATAATAAGGAACAGTGTGAAGAGGAACAAAAGTTTGCCGTCAAGGTTGAGGAAATCGAGTAAAATATCTTCAAAGGTGGTACCTATTGAAGCTACAGAAGATACTGGAGAGATACTCAAAGAGCAAAAAACACCTAAGAAGCTCATCATGACACGCAAGTCCAGGACATTCTTGGAAGATGACTTTGCTTTGATGAATGATTTCTCTATAGAAAAGGCGGTGGGGCTTTGCGAGTTCAAGGGAAGAGAAGGCATAGATTTAGACTTCAACACTGATGGTTTCTTGTTCGACGATTccctatga
- the LOC109129415 gene encoding uncharacterized protein LOC109129415: MGGGMETNKNKFIEDWGSARENLEHNFRWTRRNFALIGIFGIALPIIVYKGIVKDFHMQDEDAGRPHRKFL, translated from the exons ATGGGTGGAGGTATGGAAACGAACAAGAACAAGTTCATCGAGGATTGGGGATCCGCTAGAGAGAACCTCGAGCACAATTTCCGTTGGACCCGTCGCAACTTCGCTCTCATCGGAATCTTCGGCATCGCTCTCCCTATCATTGTCTACAAGGGGATCGTCAAAGACTTC CATATGCAAGATGAGGATGCAGGCAGACCCCACAGAAAGTTCCTCTGA